A window of Coprobacter tertius contains these coding sequences:
- a CDS encoding transglutaminase-like domain-containing protein encodes MKIRTSCCAFALAAAFLFQGCTQKKHLIVDEDYRQQVETQFEARKKLAENRDSALFSIFEKELSTEQREALQYLYAYMPLSDLADYDGDFFLRQVDYALKARSEFPWGKDISEKDFLHFVLPYRVNNENLDTARIVFYEELKDRIQGMNASEAALEVNHWCHEKMCYRGSDGRTSSPLASMRTSFGRCGEESTFAVTALRSVGIPARQVYTPRWAHQDDNHAWVEVFTDGKWHYMGACEPEARLDVGWFDVPAKRAMMIHTKAFGTYEETPEVNVKEKCFSELNVLPNYTDTKTVVVKIIDSEKHPVGGARVDFGLYNYAEFYPIVTKYTGADGIVSAKTGKGDLCIWASKGNLYDYSLLRADQDTITLIPNKQPGKEYTENFDLTVPPEKPVEMLDAALIKANSERLVQEDSIRNAYMTTFMQPEEAESLALKLKLDKAETARYIALSYGNHPEIVSYLTANASLPYALSFLGSLSEKDLRDTPAGILENHLNEAVENPGLSKDIYIEGILSPRIELEIIRPWRNKLKKDFSPDFINKSKEDISILTDWVKQNITVDTENNFYNCRITPLGVHQLKVADPISRNIYYVALCRDMGIPARVNSVTGKVQHYDGKDWQDIAFETETVTGKRGTLILENSPDNPVKPQYYSHFTLQKYDNGIFRSLDYEGKPVMNTFPAALSLEPGYYRIMTGSRYNDGNVRTRIRYFNIAENAVCKIPVQLLPLEERIEILGTIDMDTPVTDTNENAVTLKELAGENGIALSVIDPGSEPSRHILADLPAVKTTFEQWGGTILIMIPDDKQSSFSPESYKNLPGNVRYGIDKDRILLKRILKSCGKSDEVLPTSVFITPEGNIVFMAQGYRIGLGENLLRVSKLAATSDNRPARKN; translated from the coding sequence ATGAAAATAAGAACGAGTTGTTGCGCTTTTGCATTAGCTGCGGCATTTCTATTTCAAGGCTGTACTCAGAAAAAACACCTGATTGTCGACGAAGATTATCGCCAACAGGTAGAAACACAATTCGAAGCCCGTAAAAAACTGGCTGAGAACCGGGATTCGGCCCTGTTCAGTATTTTCGAGAAAGAACTCTCGACAGAACAAAGAGAAGCTCTCCAATATCTATACGCTTATATGCCGCTAAGCGACCTGGCAGATTACGACGGAGATTTCTTCCTCCGTCAGGTCGATTATGCCTTAAAAGCCCGCAGCGAGTTTCCGTGGGGAAAAGATATTTCAGAAAAAGATTTCCTTCATTTCGTACTTCCTTACCGGGTAAATAACGAGAACCTCGATACGGCCCGAATCGTATTTTATGAAGAATTGAAAGACCGTATTCAGGGAATGAATGCTTCAGAAGCCGCATTGGAAGTTAACCACTGGTGCCACGAAAAAATGTGTTACCGGGGCAGCGACGGTCGTACTTCCTCTCCGTTAGCCTCGATGCGAACATCTTTCGGACGCTGTGGTGAAGAATCTACCTTTGCCGTAACTGCTTTACGAAGTGTCGGAATTCCAGCCAGACAAGTCTATACTCCCCGTTGGGCGCACCAAGACGACAACCATGCGTGGGTAGAAGTATTTACCGATGGTAAATGGCATTATATGGGAGCCTGCGAACCCGAAGCGAGATTGGATGTCGGATGGTTCGACGTCCCGGCCAAACGAGCCATGATGATACACACCAAAGCCTTCGGCACATACGAAGAAACGCCCGAAGTAAACGTAAAAGAAAAATGCTTTTCGGAACTGAATGTATTGCCGAACTACACCGATACAAAAACCGTCGTCGTAAAAATCATCGATTCGGAAAAACATCCGGTAGGCGGTGCGAGAGTAGATTTCGGACTATACAATTACGCCGAATTCTATCCTATCGTCACCAAATATACAGGAGCTGACGGAATCGTTTCGGCCAAAACCGGTAAAGGAGACCTTTGTATATGGGCTTCGAAAGGAAACTTATACGATTACAGCCTGTTACGGGCAGATCAGGATACAATCACCCTGATTCCGAATAAACAACCAGGAAAAGAATATACCGAAAATTTCGATCTGACCGTACCCCCTGAAAAACCAGTGGAAATGCTCGATGCCGCTCTTATAAAAGCCAACTCGGAAAGACTCGTGCAGGAAGACTCGATACGTAACGCCTATATGACTACATTTATGCAACCGGAAGAGGCGGAGTCGCTCGCCCTGAAACTCAAACTCGACAAAGCGGAAACCGCCCGCTATATAGCACTCAGTTATGGTAATCATCCGGAGATCGTCTCGTATCTCACCGCTAACGCATCATTGCCATACGCGCTTTCTTTTCTCGGCAGCCTTTCGGAAAAAGACCTGCGCGACACCCCAGCCGGAATACTCGAAAACCACCTGAATGAAGCTGTTGAAAACCCCGGTTTGTCCAAAGACATCTATATCGAAGGCATATTATCGCCCCGTATCGAACTGGAAATCATCCGGCCCTGGCGCAATAAACTTAAAAAAGATTTTTCGCCCGATTTTATCAATAAATCGAAAGAAGATATTTCGATCCTCACCGATTGGGTAAAACAAAATATAACCGTAGATACCGAAAATAATTTTTATAATTGCCGCATCACTCCCTTGGGGGTACATCAACTGAAAGTAGCCGACCCCATTTCCCGAAACATATATTATGTAGCTCTTTGCCGCGATATGGGCATACCGGCACGTGTAAATTCGGTGACGGGAAAAGTACAGCACTACGACGGAAAAGACTGGCAGGATATTGCTTTCGAGACCGAAACCGTCACGGGAAAACGAGGAACGTTGATATTGGAAAATTCCCCGGACAACCCGGTAAAACCCCAATATTACAGCCATTTTACTTTACAGAAATACGATAACGGCATCTTCCGTTCGCTGGATTATGAAGGGAAACCCGTTATGAATACTTTTCCGGCCGCCCTATCCCTCGAACCGGGTTATTACCGCATTATGACAGGCAGCCGATACAACGACGGGAATGTAAGAACCCGTATCCGGTATTTCAATATCGCCGAAAACGCAGTTTGCAAAATACCGGTGCAATTGCTTCCCCTTGAAGAACGCATCGAGATATTGGGAACCATAGACATGGATACACCGGTAACCGACACGAACGAAAATGCCGTTACATTAAAAGAATTGGCCGGAGAAAACGGAATCGCACTTTCGGTCATCGACCCGGGGAGCGAACCGAGTCGCCACATCCTTGCCGATTTACCGGCCGTAAAAACAACATTCGAGCAATGGGGAGGAACGATTCTTATTATGATCCCCGACGATAAACAGTCGTCCTTCTCCCCCGAAAGTTATAAAAACCTGCCCGGAAACGTACGTTATGGTATCGATAAAGACCGTATCCTGTTAAAACGAATATTGAAATCGTGCGGGAAAAGCGATGAAGTGTTACCCACCAGCGTATTTATCACGCCTGAAGGAAACATCGTTTTTATGGCGCAAGGTTACCGAATCGGACTGGGAGAAAATCTCTTACGGGTAAGTAAATTAGCGGCAACTTCGGATAATCGCCCTGCCCGCAAGAATTGA